One Setaria italica strain Yugu1 chromosome I, Setaria_italica_v2.0, whole genome shotgun sequence DNA window includes the following coding sequences:
- the LOC101782195 gene encoding ethylene-responsive transcription factor ERF018 — translation MSSSPETEGSSKKFKGVRKRKWGKWVSEIRLPNSRERIWLGSYDAPEKAARAFDAAFVCLRGPGAAGADLNFPDSPPPCRAGGCSSDPQEVQAAALSHANRAAVTAQQAAAALMDADDAPALPWDSAVAHGTAGVLGAGGGAEVVAPVRADGSIDWRPVMAHPPPLFSPTGWGSNAYDFLQLLPPPPVAADEDMEDYNIHGASASLWSFDLRDSYFRY, via the coding sequence atgtcgtcgtcgccggagaCGGAGGGGAGCAGCAAGAAGTTCAAGGGCGTGCGGAAGCGCAAGTGGGGCAAGTGGGTGTCGGAGATCCGGCTGCCTAACAGCCGCGAGCGCATCTGGTTGGGCTCCTACGACGCCCCCGAGAAGGCCGCGCGCGCCTTCGACGCCGCCTTCGTCTGCCTCCGCGGCCCCGGGGCCGCCGGCGCGGACCTCAACTTCCCGgactcgccgccgccatgccgcgCCGGCGGATGCAGCAGCGACCCGCAGGAGGTGCAGGCGGCTGCGCTCTCCCACGCCAACCGCGCCGCCGTCACGGCGCagcaggcggccgcggcgctcaTGGACGCCGACGACGCCCCGGCGCTGCCGTGGGACTCCGCGGTGGCGCACGGCACGGCGGGCGTTctcggcgctggcggcggcgctgaggTCGTGGCGCCCGTGCGCGCGGACGGAAGCATCGACTGGCGGCCCGTCATggcgcacccgccgccgctcttctCCCCTACAGGCTGGGGCAGCAATGCATACGACTTCctgcagctgctgccgccgcctccggttgCGGCGGACGAGGACATGGAGGACTACAATATCCATGGCGCAAGCGCTTCTCTCTGGAGCTTCGACTTGAGAGACTCGTACTTCAGATACTAG